In the Melanotaenia boesemani isolate fMelBoe1 chromosome 14, fMelBoe1.pri, whole genome shotgun sequence genome, GTACTGTAAAAACATCTCACTCTGTAAGAGAAAAGATGAAGGTATGTGACATTTCATCTCTGTAAAGTCAATAATTACTGGGGTGTCAGAGTACTTTCCAAACACGTTTGGCATTGTGGCTTTAATCATGTCAGGAGACATCCATATCCCAACTTCGCCAAGTGTACAAAGAATTGATCCAGGTTGTAATGATCCTGCTTACAGTGGACTGATGAACTTTGAAACGGTCACTGAGATCTTTCTCCTTCAGACCGAGAGACAGGTACAGCAAGAACTGAAACTATTCAACAATTGTTGGAAGACATTGGTTCTGGTGAAGTGAAGAAGGGATAGtggtcatttaaaagaaaattttaactttattaaaatgaaaaacagtgttTTCAAGGGCTACTTGGcagaaagctgttttaaaagttaaaccaAAAACTTGAATTATAAACTATTCCTACTGGTCGATGCAGTGGATCCGTGGCCTTGTCAGGAACTGCTGCACTGGAGGCAGATGATGTGTACCAGCTCTTTGTTCAGTGTGATGCCAAAATGTCAGTAGATGACGGTAACTGgcaaaccttaaaagtgaaaaacataTTGAGCCCCATGATTTTGTGCACTGTACCTAAagctcctggttctggtttcacATCATAATCATGGCACTGAAGCAGCACTTCAGCATCCATGTCCTCCTGTACACCTCTGTCCATTTTGTCCTCTCCCAAACACTTGGTCTGTCTGCCcatgttctgtcagtttagcatacgttGTCAGATCGGCATACGTTCGACAGCTACATCTGTTAGACTAGCATACACTGTAAAACCAGCATACACTTAGTTTTCATCAGCTGTTGCCAGCAGCCTTTCATATTTAACATCATCTCCCATACAAGTGGTAACTACCTTAAAGAGCTTGTGCACCATCAAAAtcaagctgttgtgtttttggttattaCCAGGATTCCTGTGGGAAAGCCAGTTAATTTAAGTATTAACGTAATCAGGAGTTTCATTCTAGTGtagtaaattattaaatggacTTTTAAACGTTCATCAATACTGACATGACAAATAGTTTTATTCTATGGTGATATAAACATAGAAACAGGTCTTGATTACACCCTAATTTCACTCAGGCTCCATATCAGGCACTGTTGTGGAAACTGTGGCAACAGCTTCCTTTGTACATTGGAGTGGATGGTATATTGTTCAATCTTTGGCATTCCCACATGGAATAAAGTCTTCAGTATGCGTAGCCTGCCAAAAGTCCAGTCCATGTCCCTCATGTAttctgccaccttgtggtgattCAGTAACAGCAGCTGTGTAAGGAAATAGAATATTAGAAGTTTTCCTGCGCTGTACTGATGAAACAACTTTTCTAGACtccatttacatttactattGAGAAAACTGCACAAAATGACCTACCCACtggaaaaatctgaatgaaaatgctgattttccACTTTGGCAGATTAAGTTGTTCACCATGTTATATGACGGCTTGGCACAGATAAATTCCAGACATTCAACGTAACTTAGCCAGCAAGGAATAATAGCTATGAACAGTTCACAGCACTGTGATCACTGTGAACAATCATTATAATCCTGGTTACTTGTTACCCACTAGGCTTttatttctatctatctatctatctatctatctatctatctatctatctatctatctatctatctatctatctatctatctatctatctatcttattattattattattattattattattgtcatcatCTTGGGGTCGCTGTCTGCCCGAACGAACATATTCATATTGTTTTATATGAGTCAACACAtattctagaatgcgccgctaggtggcagcagcaattgtagtagctctgtttttaactcgtgattttttgcaatatagccgtcttttttaagacatcagctgtcaatctgtgtctgttcgggttgATTTTTcacgctggtcagaggctgtgctatacgggagatttttctgaatatttttctgtttttgcaagacttgttattgtgagtctccatggcaacgagacttgtttaccatcgggatcaactgataaactctccaaactcaagattatcagtgaaacaacacttcaaatcccaacggagttgaaaagaaagagaagaggatgcagggcaggagcgaggcagagagaaaaacggtggcgattcaaaccgtttcttccaacggttgttatgggaaacgtgagatcgctagctaacaaaattgatgaacttcaggtgctaaccaggtctcttaaagaatacagagagtgcagtattatgtgcttcaccgagacatggctgcatgaacacatcccagactgtaatgcgtctgtacacggcttcaggacggtccgtgcagaccgcaataaacaactcagcgggaagttgaagggaggtggaattgcggtgctggtaaaccagcgctggtgtcatcctgaacatgtcactgttaaagagaagatctgcacaagagacattgaactgctagctgtgagtctccgcccgtattatttacccagagagttcacatgcgttattctggtagcggtatatatattacctggtaccgctccagacgcagcctgtgatgtcattaactctgtagtggccaggcttcaaacacaacatccaaacgcatttgtggcgatctctggagattttaacaacatctccctctctgcaactctaccaactttccaacagtttgtcagctgctccaccagagaaaacaaaacgttggacttattttatgcaaatattaaaaatgcatacagctcctttgccctgccacctttaggaagatcagaccataacctagttcttctctcctcctcctacaagcccatcgttcagcaacaaccagtcattagaaaggctattagaacctggtctaatgaagctgaagatgctctgagaggatgcttcgaggctacagactggaacgtcctatgtgaacctcatggagatgacatcaatgccttgactgagtgtgtgacagattatattaacttctgtgtggacagcaccgttccaacaagaacagtgaggtgcttccccaataacaaaccctggatcaccagtgacctgaaaaagctgctgaacatcaaaaagaaagcttttagggatggagacagggagttattgaagtccacacaaaaacaacttaaacacaaacgaagaagtgcaaggaggactacaggaagaagttggaaagtaagcttcagaaaaacaatgtgagggatgtgtggtcaggaatgaagaagatcactggcttcgggataaaggaggatcagaccgatggaggtctggacagagcgaatgaactgaacatgttcttcaataggtttagctcatctcctgcttcaaccccaactagccacacaccctccatgagcccacagctttcctgtcacacctccactctgtcaccctgcagctcagtcaaggacctggacacaacctcatctccctccacatcaggacttcctgaaacctcctctgcctccacctccactctgtctgtctcctgtaaccaagtcatgcaacaactggtgaaactgaaccagaacaaggctgcaggtccagatggtgtcagtcccagagttctcaagacctgctcaaaacagctatgtccgattctccagcacctgttcaacaccagcctgagtcagagaagaatcccggtgctgtggaaaacatcctgccttgttccagtgcctaaaaaccacaaccagctgaaccaaaagactacagaccagtcgccctgacatctcacgtcatgaaagtcctggagagactcttactggctcacctcagcaagcaggtgaacacctttcaggacccattacagttgcataccgtaatgggcttaggggttgaagatgccatcatatacctgcttcagagagcccactctcatctggaccagtcaggcagcactttgagggtcatgttctttgatttctcaagtgcttttaatacgattcagcctgctctgctgtgtgagaagctgcagaaattccaggtggatccctccacaaccacctggatttacgaatacctcacaaacagaccacagtttgtgagactgaaaggttgtgtgtctgagatggtggtcagcagcactggaacaccacaagggactgtactttcaccatttctgttcacgctgtacacctcagacttccagtacaactctgagttctgtcatctgcagaaatactctgatgactcagcagttgttgggtgtatcagtgatggacaagaagcagagtacagagaactggtcggtcagtttgtgaaatggtgcggtgacaatcatctcatcttgaataccaagaaaacaaaggagatgattgttgacttcaggaggaacaagaacacacatagaagtgtttccatcatgggagaggaggtggaggtggtggaggaatacaagtaccttggagttcagctggacaacagacttgagtggaaaagcaacactgagtacatttacaagaaaggtcagagcagactctacttcttaaggaagctgagatcttttaacgtctgcaccaaaatgttgcaaatgttctacaggtctgttgttgaaagtgcaatcagctttgcagcaatctgctggggcagcggcatcagaaccagagacttgaaaagaattaacaaactgatcaagaaagctggatctgtgcttggagtaactctggagccgctggagttgatcatcaaaaaaagaattctgtacaagctgacgaagataatggaagatccttcacaccctctacacaacgccgtgacgaaacaacagagtgtgttcagtgggaggcttgttcaagtccgatgcaagacagagagatacagaagatccttccttccagcagctatcaggctgaagaacaaagcccttaattaattaatgtgattgtttaaaaaaaaaaaaaaaaaaaaaaaaaaaaaaaaaaaaaaaaaaaaaattactactactacaatattgaatttccctttgggattaataaagtatttttcatttcattcattcatttcatttcatttcatttcatttcatttcattcaacaCAGTATGTGCTTGCACGATGCTACGTGTTAATCTAGGCTTTTAATTTCAAAGAAATAGTCAAACTTCTGGGCCCCCTTTTaacatgtcttcatctttcaattcagaaggaaaaataaaaaaaaggaattaccaaaatccaaaaacagggCGGATTTTAAATTAGGTTGTTCTTGTGAATGACCGCTAATGCCATTACAACTCGTGGAGAAAACGGAGTTAACGAAGCTGAATGTGTTAAATACGGAATGTGAGCCGCTAAGCATTATGGGTCACACGCAGGTGATtacattagtttgttttagtaatgatTTTTGAtacctgaaatgaaaattatgactAGAAACTATTGGATTCTGGATATCAGAAACTCTCTTTTTTCCTAGTAAGAATACTGTTTCAGATAtccagaatgtttattttagataggaggaatgtcatttaggatagctggaagtaaaaacacaatacacatgaatggagaatgtgacgtcatttgtcctagtaagcatagatatatatagaacgcTAGATGCCTTATGGCGGAGTCTTAAACGGCATCACAGGTcggccatcttaccacaggtTCGCTTCCTGGCAGAATCTGTCGAACCTGAGGTAAACCAAGGTAAGGTCAGTGATATGCTgaaacattattattcttatctCGATGAAATTTTGACGGATTTACAAATGGTTGGATTTATTAGAAACAGTATTAACGTGGTTATAATCCTGGATGCTTGGACATGTTGAAATCGCAGATTTTCTCTTCAGAAAACGGTTTAGTCAACGTTGTGTATGGCTAGGCTGCTAGCTAGCACCTAGTAATTTTACGTCGAAGtcagaggcagaattggtgtTTCTTTTCAATATAACTAAAGTTGCACATGATTTTCaatttgggtttggtttgtttaaaacatcttccattcttatttctaggaaatttgtttttcaaagagaaCATGCCGGACTTTTGTGCAGCTTATGGCTGCGCTAATCATCGTAGTCTTGACACAAGAAAACGAGGGATCACCTTTCACCAGTAAGataatacattatttttaggATAATCGTTAGTTATTTAGTGGAAGTATGTTCAATACAATTTCTGTTATACAGGAACAGTGGGGCTATGACAAATGAACcaatgataatttttttttatgtatttgaaaTCTACTAGCCACTGTTATATTTGACCAGCATTTGCCTGGTGGCTAGTGCTACTTTACATCCCTGATCTAggtacatttttactttatttagaTTTCCCAAAAACGGAGAAAGGAGGAGGCAGTGGGAAATTGCTCTGAGGAGAAATGATTTTGTAGCCTCTGACAGGGCTCTGCTCTGCAGTGAGCATTTCAGGAGAGAGGACATGGACAGGACGGGGCAGACTGTGCGGCTCAAAGACGGTGTTGTCCCAACTTTATTCAACTTTCCAGCCCATCTTCAAAGAGTATGTGTAACCAACAATAATTGAAGGTGTATAAGATTGTTATATCAATAGAAGTATGTGATCAAATGTCACACTTTAGTTTTTAGTACCTGCAAGTTGTAGTATGTTGTTTATATCAGCACATTTTAGAGACTCCAAAATGTCTTATGTTTATTCTAGTCGGAAGCAACTAGAAGCACAGCCACTTCTAGAAGAGCAGAAGACAACCTGCTGAATCCAATGGACCTGATGAATGATGATGTGAGTATTTGCATGTTGAACGTCAAATCAATGAGGGCATCATATGGCTTTTTATATTAAATCCTTTATCTTGGTGGAACCCAAATAAGTCTTTGAAGGTAGTCTAAGAGCCAAATATATTTTGATGTGTTACTCTGtgtaaaaagtttgaaaaccattGGCCATCTCATGCTCTCTGTCACTCATACACTGGAatgaataaacatgaacatttaaacCATACCTAGGGTTAGGTGACCTTTACATTATTGTCCAGAgccacaaaaacatattttgccATATAAGTGAAGAAACCTACATTGTTTTCCATGCATAGACCAGTGTCTGGAATAGCACCACAGATTCTACTCTAAGCCCTACaaagtgccccccccccccccccccccccaaacagaCACCCCAAccccacacatgcacagaaacaaaatAGCGATCTAATAATGGCCTGTAACTATCATTCTATTTCTCCACAAATCCACCATCAGTGGGATACTGTatgatgttgtgttttctgttggaGAATTGGAGAACCTAATGGTGTCTTCAGGCTCACATAATTGAGAAGTGTTGTAAAAGTAAAGTGTTAATTTATGTTGTACGTTTTGTATATTTTGCCTAAAACAGGGAGCATCTGAAGAGAGATTGAGGCTCAAGGGGCAGCGCAAGCGGCAGGCCACTGACCACTTGTACGCGTTGCCTGCTTCCCCTAAGGCTCTAAAGGCCAAACTTGAAGAAGCCTCAGCGAGAGTTAGGAAACTGGAGCGGGAGAAGAGCAATGCCTtgaggagagaaaagagggCAAAGAACAACATGCAGGCTCTCCTGGAGGAACTGAAGGATAAAAATCTCATCAACGAAGAGCTGAAAGACAAGCTTGGATGCTACTcaggtaaaatgaaaatattacatTGATTATTTTGTCTAGTTTATGATCTTTGTTCCCTTCCTAGTTTCTATTAAAAGACCTATTGAATTTCAGATCTTCCAGTTCATCTCCTGTCGAGGCACAGAGAGATTTTGCCCTTACCCTTCATTTGCATGGTCCAAAGGCTTACCACTACCTGAGAGAGACTCTGCATATTCACCTTCCACATCCCAGCTCATTGCAAAGGTATTGTGCATGATGTCTAATTTAACACTGAATTACATGAAGCTCTGCAGAcaatattattataaatggtCAGGCTACATAGGAAGgcttcaaatatttatttttgacgGGGCAAGCTGGGGATCGGGCAAAACTTGTCCAAAGTCAAATCGATGTTTACATAGtcattttacagatgtttttagTATGTCCAGTGTCCACCATAGGCATGCTTGAGTTAGTGGTTTAAATGGCTATGTGGTTAAATGTGTACCCTGAAGACCCACTTTCCACATCCAATAACCCATGACAAGGTTTTTGTCATGATGGATGCCTGCCACATGTTGAAGCTGACACGCAATATGTTGCAGGTACATGCTCATTATTTCCCATTTActctgttttacttttctgttttttatacatTGTTCTTTGTATTTACATAATTATGTTAACTGCAGTTGATGTGTgctgtgaggaaaaaaatgtgattctGCAATCTGCAGGCATACAGCCCCATAAGAAGTGTAACTGGCAGAATCAGTTGGAATTACATAGTCCAGCTGAACAATgtccaaaagaaaaatgaactaCATGCTGCCAACCGAGTCACTGATAAGCATGTGAACTTTGCTAATCAGAAGATGAAGGTATGTTTGCATGGGGATTCATTTAGAGAGGGTCACAATAGAAATGGACTCTaagcctttgttttttttatactttatgaTGGTCTTTGTATCTTGTAGTGCAAATGTGTTCTTCATTTCTCTTTCTAAACTTAAGGTCTCCCTGGCTGCTCAGACCCTCAGTAACTCTGTGGCTGTGGCACTTCGCTCTTTGCAGGACATGGGATATGCAGAGTTCAAAGATTCTGAGGCTACTTCAGAGTTTATCAAGGTAATGCAACTACAGATTTGCATCATTGACCAAACCTATAAAACTCATCCTCCCTTTGTAGTTGATCTGTTGGTCAGGTGACACTAAGAGAGTTGTGGTTATGAGGTAAGAATGTCTCCAGGATTATCACTTTTCACATTTGAAATCAGgattgattaaataattatgatCCTCCTTAAATACAACGATACGTAAGAACTTAAAATGGTTAAAACGGTTTACACCGACCTCATACTTTTCTCAAAAGCACCCTTATTGTCACATCTCATATTTACAGGTATAAGGCACTGCAACATATCCACAGaggaaatggaaatggaaactATGCCTCATACTTGGATGCTTAGTATCTGATACCTGTTGACACTAAGTCTTATAGTGATGATTTCAGTGCTATCAGTTAATTAAGATATTTGTTTATAGATAACAGACAGGCTGTTTGACATCTTGAACAGTTGCAATCCCAGAGCCAAAGGGTTCAAAGCCCCCCTTGGTTCTACAAACTGGACAAGCACCAGGGAGTTCTTGTTAAAAGCCAGGGAGTTCCTACTCACTTTGAAGATGGAGGATGGCAAACCCCTTTACAGAACAAAGAGGTCTTTTAAAATAGTGACTGTTCAACTAGTGACGCACTGACACCATTTGTAGTCGCCAATACCCAGTACAAATTCTTAATTACATTATCAGAATTGGACTGTTGATTTAGAAAATCAggatttcttttattctttgtaGATGTATACAAGCTAGTGAATTTATAAATCATGAAATTATTTAAGATAAAACTACTGGTTGTCAGTGCATCCCTCAAGTTCATTAAATAAGTTCTGTTCTCTTGTTTATCTACTATCTTCTGCATCAAGTTCAGATGCTCTGTCCTCCTGTCTGCATCAAGTTCATAGGATGCTCTGTCCTGTAAGATGTTCTGTCCTTTCTGCATCGAGTTCAtgagatgctcttttcagtctGCATCAAGTTCATAAAGTGGTATGTATTATTCATATGATTCTATCTTGCTCcaatgtattttctgtttgcagCTTTTGTCTGGGTTATAGTTCTCCTttattcgtttttttttttctccccagatgCCCATGTCAAAATGGTACGTCTTGCATGGTCTTTGTTATGTCAAGAAGGTTTAGTGTCCTTAAGTAATTTTAAGGGTCCTAAACCTCACAATAATTACTTTAAGGTCAGGGATGCAAACTAGTCAGCTTACCCCccccaagaaaaaaattaagctgaATAGCAGTGAACAATTTTCAATTGTTTAACCTGTAAATTTGTGTCTACCCGTAGAAGTGAGAGATGCTCTGGGAGCATTCACTATTTTGATCCTATACCGTTAGTTTGCATTCCTGCTTTCCTGTGGACAGTAGTAGAATCAtagtaattaaatatttgcttttgaaGGTTCCTCTCAGTCCTGGGCTTTGTCATCAACATCGACACATTGATGTCGATGGTCCCTGTGCTGCTTGAAGGCCAGCGATATGTCCTGACCTACAGATTCAGCCAGGACCACTTAGAGCTTCTCTTTAACTCTATTAGAGCATCCGGTAGGGATCACAACTTATATTTACCATCCACAACACTAAAATGACACAATTTTAATCaaatgcttttattgtttgtgggtctgtttgtgtatgtatcatgtcctgtgtgtgtgtgtgtatataaatatataatatttatgtatgtatatatatatatatatatatatatatatatatatatatatatatatatatacatacacatttatattatatttatatatataatttttgtgtgtgtgagagggtgtttTCTGAAGACATACACATTTCATGCAAGTGTCACAAACTGACAAATTGAGTatctaaaaaaaagtctatCTGAACATTGATCACCATTGACACAGTCTGAATTATTTGATAATCTTGTGTTTCTTCAAGGCGGCTGGAATAACAACCCCACTGCCAGCCAGTTTAAGTACATATTCAGGAAGCTGATGGCCCGGTGTGGAGTTGTGAGTCGCAGAGGCAATGTTACAGCACAAGATGAAACCGAGTCCCTAACAGCGACCACTGACACCTCTAGAAGCCTGTCAGCTGTGgatgtttcctctgcagcaggAGGAGAAGACCTTCCATCTCCATTTGCAGACATTCCGGCCCTACTCCATGACCACAGCTATCTTCCCGTCCGCTTCAATGGTCTTGTGGACAACGCTCTTGTGTACATTTCAGGTAAAGGCTGACTGAAAGCCGATTTTGCCGGTAACCAATAGTGCCAGTATTCAAATCCATGGGAAAACGATATGATGATTGTCAAAAAAGGAGAACTGTCTCACGGTTtcccatgtttatttatttattatcattacttCTAGTCATGCTATTGTTATACTAACCCTTTTTTAGGATTTGTTGTGCGACGGGCTCTGAAGAAGCTGGCCTGTGATGTCTGCCGTGC is a window encoding:
- the LOC121653748 gene encoding THAP domain-containing protein 6-like, whose amino-acid sequence is MPDFCAAYGCANHRSLDTRKRGITFHQFPKNGERRRQWEIALRRNDFVASDRALLCSEHFRREDMDRTGQTVRLKDGVVPTLFNFPAHLQRSEATRSTATSRRAEDNLLNPMDLMNDDGASEERLRLKGQRKRQATDHLYALPASPKALKAKLEEASARVRKLEREKSNALRREKRAKNNMQALLEELKDKNLINEELKDKLGCYSDLPVHLLSRHREILPLPFICMVQRLTTT
- the LOC121653749 gene encoding uncharacterized protein LOC121653749, with the protein product MPMSKWFLSVLGFVINIDTLMSMVPVLLEGQRYVLTYRFSQDHLELLFNSIRASGGWNNNPTASQFKYIFRKLMARCGVVSRRGNVTAQDETESLTATTDTSRSLSAVDVSSAAGGEDLPSPFADIPALLHDHSYLPVRFNGLVDNALVYISGFVVRRALKKLACDVCRASLVTDPASAIKDHSYHLLSLKNNGGLVIPSQGTVKVVRAAECVIRQASAGCRQSRPIKLLEVIYIVRKRIGSEDVFELGEHINDTQYGIDSHHHALLTLVVSLFFKLRLHHVARMTTITLQSNSMRQKLNKTVLFKGH